ATGTGCACTTTTACGTGGATGCCTATGACACATACATGCATGTTACTTCAGGGATCAGTGCACAGCTCCTGGAGGAAGGATGTGTTTTTCTAGGAGGATCATGTTGTAGGggggaaaaacagagaaaaagaaagtgtGAAATGTGAAGGCACTGCTGTACAGAGTAGACTAGTGACCAGATTTATAGTCATAGGCATAGGGCAGTGCAATGATTGTTCAAGATTATTGGCTTTGCTAAAGTAACCATAGATTAATAGGCTCGAATATTAACTTCCATATTAATCAGGTTCAAGAGGTTTTCAGTCTTTTTATTTTCGTGTTTTTTGTGGGATGAGTTTTCTTTAGTTCAATGATCCAGCATTTGAGTTACCAAACTTGGTTGAACTACCCCATGATAGAAGCCATCATGGCAAGGGAGATTTTCCATAAAGTCACTTCGATTCAAATTCGACAAAGCTAAATACAGCAATttgatgaagattttatttcacttttttcttttttcttttttctttttttgccttTTAGAATTCTAGATCCTCTTCATGAAATCAAAATTGCCTAGCTTTCATTTTGTTTACCTTTTGGAAATTCAGCAGAATCATCACGCAGAATACACGGGTCCCAGCTATATGGATGCTAACCCACTCCAAATGGTCCAAAGGTATCATCAATCTTCAGATTCATGTCATACGCTTCATGGAAATTGACATGTTGCATTCCACTGGACCTATCACTAGCATTTACTGGCTCTTTTTTGCAGGTACTTTGAAGGGAAGAACATAGAACAGCTAAATATAACTCAACTCATTCAGCTAGAAAGAGAACTGGACTCAACACTAGTTTACACCAGAGGAAGAAAGGTCAGTTGTCCAATTCAAACCCATGATCAACAGAACAACCTTGTTTGTTGGTTGTGAGAGCTTGAAACTCTTCATTACTGCAATTATCTAAGATCATGTTCCATCTATTTAACACACTTAATTACTCCTAAACAAAATGTGAGTGACTTAGCAATCGAAATACTGAAACATTTGAATAATGGTGATATGTAGACAGAAGCAATGATGAAGTCCGTAACAGCCCTCCATCAGAAGGTATGccattctctctttctttcaaaTAAATTGGGCGTATTTATTGAAGCCTTGTGGTTCTGGATTAAGTGTTGTCAGTTCAAGTACTTTCGTTTTATTTATGCGCGCACCAATAGTTAAGTTAGTTTTCTTAAGTGACTGCATGCAAGTGTCATGAATTGTTATGTGCAAATGAAgaaagtttatatgatgaacatTAAGAAAGAATCGAAACTGTCCAAGCCTGTCCCTACCATTCGTAAAGAACAAAGGTAGGAATCAAACTATGAAATCTACCACTGCCAAGCATATATGTACCAGTCATTTCTGTAAATTGTGGCAAGAGATTCCAGCATACACTAACAATAAAAATGACGGGAACGAAAACGATACCATGATTGAAAGCGAAGCGCTGTTTAGTATTGATGGAACACGGAAATACCTTTATGAGACTCCTAGATCCATAGGCTGAGGTGGATTTAATCTGCAATAATCAGAATTAGACTTACTTGCCCCTAGAGGCTTACGCAGTTGCAAGAGGGGGTGCTTGATGGCTTCTAAACCAGATAAGCCATTCTCCAATGTACGGCTGCCTCCTCCTAGAAGCAATATTAGTTGCACGATGAGCACTtaattaaaatgcatggaaGAGAATGGTGCCTTTATTGAACTGCTGCCTGTGCTGTAAGGCTCTCATATAGTCACATTCTATCCGTACGGGTTCGTCGTTCTTTGGATGGGTGTACAAAAAGATGGAACAAATCATTTAAGTTTGTTGCGTTAAATAATTGCATGGTAGGTGTTTTGTCAGGAGCATATCCACAGCCTGATATGGCATGTAACAAACTTCATTTGCATAGGAATTCTAGGTAGAATGTGTTCTGTTTCAGTATGTTGTTTTCATGGAAATGAGAACATTTTCTAGAAGATGTGAGAGGCAGAGGAATGGGGTTGAGGAGGCAGGTAGAGACAGTTGCTGTAGGGAAAACAGATGGGGAGTGATTaattatcatgaaaaacaaTTCCTAATGATAAGAGGAACAAAGGATTGTCCCAAGAAACTTAGTGGTCTTTTCTCCTCACATTCTTGCAGTTTAGGCTTAATGTGTTGCTTTTCTTTAGGCTCTGGTTTTCCCCTTGAATTACTATGGGAGTACTAATTAGTAATTCCACTCAAAACAGCAAGAGAAAGCACAAAACTAAGAATTTGTAGCTAGGTTGTCAATAAATTACATGGGAATTTTTCTGATTGCTTCTTCACTTTCGCATTCAAGGTTTGGTGTGCAACTTTTTTCCTACTGGGCAGGGTCATTATTTTGTTGGCTTCTCTATTTCTCCTGTGTCTCGTGTTGCTTTCGTGTCTCCAAGATTAGGTCTCTTATTGTTTTAAGTGCCTAATAAACGTAGTGCTCTTGCTTAAGCTGTCAAGGTTACAAGCGGATCGATACTTTGCTAACTCCCATTTTCTATTACTAATTACAGGAACAAGATCTGACAGATGaaaataatctcatagaaagagAGGTAAACTCAGTTGAAATATTcttgtaaaataaaacaaaacttgaacaaCTCGCCTAATATCAGATATGTACTGATCAGCTTGCCTCTCTGTATCATGAAAACCAGATATCTGCAATCATCAACAATGGCAACCTCGCCGGCCAGCATGGCCGTGTTGTTGAAGATCCGGATTGTGTTCATCCTTCTCCACTGGACTTGTTCCACTTTTAGCAAGATCTCAAAAGGACAGATGGCGAATCCCGGATGCTTACGTCTGGGGAATAACATATAGGCATTTATTATACCCACCAAGTGCCAGGTGGtggtcaaaacaaattattaagcaTGTAACTAGTTGCCAGTTGGAAGCACAAGCCTTTACCAAGTGGCACGTCAGCTTACCTATATATATGTCTGCTCAGGATTGGGCCGTTAAGTTGGGTCCCTTATATGCTAGTAGTGCCTGTGAATAATTGCTGCATGCACGGCAGGCGTCATGTCTACCACGCATGGGGGTAGATGCCGGGATTGCGAGACCGGTCCGATGACCCTGCAGCTAGTAGTGGCTTCAGGATGGTTATCATGACTACTGTTGTTATTATGATCATAATAATCGCTGTTATTGATGTTATTTCCTTGCCTTGGTAGGAGAACATATATTTCACGGGGACTAGCTCGGGCTCTTTTAATGGCCGTCCTTCACGGTGCCGTATGCAAAAACTTGCATCCTATTTCTTGCAAAATGCCCTGTAATTTACACTTGTGAGCGGCTTATCGTTGTTTCAAGCACATGACAAGGCATCCATAGTTCTGACAAACATGTgatctcctcctccttcttggCCCCTAACCCTGAGATCAGAACGATGAAACAACCTTAGCTGACATCTATATATACATCTcctttttttgaatattgaaaCTGGGAAACTGCCATATGCACAGTGGagaaatatcatgaaaaatgcTAAACTCGTGAGAGGTTGGAGAACCTCTAGGATGACGTGGCTCTTTGCATGGTTAGATTGACGTGGCAAGTATTGGAGGATGCATGGTGGCTAGATTCGCTGATGCACTCACACAACAAGCTCCCGGCCCTGATGGGCTCGAGATCCTTGGATATCCCaagttagaaaaaagaaaaagaaaaaaagaaaaagatggtaCTGTAGGTATTGAAATTAAGAGATGACATACCAGAGGAGGATGAACAAGgattgagagatgagagatttGGGAACCCCTCCCTGCCTCATAGAGTCTCTGGAGCCCCGCTAAGTTGCTTGGAAAGGAGGGTATAGATGTAAATCCCCTTGCCACTTGTGATCTCAAAGCATGATGATCAGGAGATGAATTTCTAGAATATTCGATGAGATATTGTGAAGCCTAGCTAGATGGTAAAATCGTCAACTTGGCAGAAGCACGTGTGTCTCCATTCGATGCATGAAAGCTCTTTGTATGCCTCCTTGTATATGATCAATAGGAGAGTACTAGTCCGTGCCTGAGCGAAGAGGCACCGTGCTGTCTTTTTCTCAGACAAGCGTAAGTGGCTCCTCATTCCTGGTATTTTAATACTTGGTTAAGCTGTGCTTTTGTGTCCCCGCAGAGGGAGAAATGTTGACTCCTTGTATTCGGAGGGGCTGCAACCTTTTTTTCATGggtataaagataattttttcctattttcAAAGGGCATTTGCCTTGATGATGATATCTATAcaggtgatatatatatatataggcaagGTAGTTTTCCTTGTACACCAAATGGTGCTGTGCTGTGCACTTACTCCTTGATGGAGATGGGTCATTGCTTGCCAAAACAACCATCACGATCATATCAATTTTGCTCTTAGCTCGCCTTCACTGCCATTTGCTTTTTGCAATTGCTTTGACCTAATAGCTCGCGAGGGGCCAAAATCAGAAGAATAAAAAGGTCTTGGatttattcttataaaataatcatgatAATCCGAAAGAGTTGTCTTAATGGGTAAGGGAAGTGATTCTTTTTATTGACTTCTTGGGTTCGACTCTCGGGACCCCCCACCAGAGATAAAGGTGTGATTAGACAAAAAGTGtaaatttgacaagttattttttaataataagaataCTCTATTCTCAAAGCAATTACATTTATAATCCTCTTCTTCATACTTGTAAAATAAGAGTTTCTTTGTTAAAATCTCTATCTATGCAGAATGGAGTTTTTCACGAGCTGGGCGTACTTACAGATTGTTGAAGTCTAAAATTTTAGGATGTGGAGAATGGAAATTTTGAGGTAGATTTAGAGTGCTTAAATGACTTTTATATTGATAACGTGCTTTCTTTTGTAAGAAAACTGTTCGTTGTTTCatttacttgatattttttcaaaacagaaAACCTCGTATGAGTGTTTTCATTTATGTACCTTCCAAAAGTTATGCGTGGTTTTGTGTGGATGCTTTTGTGAGTACCTCTGAACTCTCTGCATCACGATGACAGCCATTTAAGGGATATCTTGTGTGCTAACAGGACTTGAAACACGATATCTTGTGTGCTAGTGGGACTTGGAGTTCAACTTTAAGAACTCACAACAAATCCAATCCCAATACTTAAGTCATTCTTCAACAAACATAGGATCCTTTTAATAAATCACTGACCAGAAAAATATGTAAACAATTgactaaaaagaaaacacattatGAGTAGGCAAAAGAGTAGAAGCTTATGAaaggagagttttttttttttttttctgtggtAGCTAAGAGAGATGCTGTTGTTTTTCTGAATGAAATTTGACTTGGTGTGTACAGTTTGAAAAGTAGGTTTAAGAGAAGTTTTAAATTGTAGTTTTTCATAACCACTAAATGAACCCTAAAGGCTGTTGGCATCGGAGGCGGAGGAGGTTTTTGACGTGGTTGTGGTGAATGGCAAAGATATTATCCTCTGTAACTGTGAACGCCAAGTGCGATGAGAAAAATGGTTGAGGCAAAAGAAGACGACGTTTTGAACAAACATAAAGAGTCCACTGGTTTGTCTCCGCAGAAATCCACAACTCGGCTATCCGACGTCAACAGTATGAACAGAATCAAAGCTATTACCACTGGTTCCCAATGTGCCATTTGCCAGAGTCTTCTTAGCTTCCTTCCTTTGTCTGAGCCTTCTATTACTTACCCACTAGGAGTAATGACGATTGAGGAGAAATGCTGAAGATATGTGATGAGTAACGGAATCCAGAGAAGATGGATGGGACTATAAAGACAGGGGGCGAAAGAGTCAATCTCCGGAAGGGGGCATTGGATTTGACTCTGCTTTATTAGCTGCATCCCCATGGACGGCATGCACAGGATGTGGCAGTTCTCTTTCCTCTGGATGTCTCTGAGAAACGTTTAGATCTTTTTGTGAAGCTTGGCTATTTCACTCTGTAGGTGTTTGATTTCCTAGTGAGAGTAAACATCATGGATTTtgttaggtattgccattagtgggactaccccaccaccaaacaaagtggccaccaccaccaagcaagtggcaGCATCATTAGTGCCACTAATGGTGGCATGTTTTAAGGGAGTCTTGTCCCCTACATGTGCTGGAGAATGCCTATAAAGGAGGCTTATATTTGAGAGCAAGGTGAGAGAGGAGAACGTGAGAATTGTAGAGagtggaagagaaagagaagaggaagggctgctgcccatggcagcagccctgcagctgcaagggcagcagagatgtgagttgagtggataatcctcctccatgtatttattgtattctttctctactctaataaaatggactctctcccgtggatgtaggcggttttgccgaaccacgtaaaatattgtgtctcggTGTGCTTATCCTCCGTTGAGCAATAATCAGTTCATCACCGGTAACCGGATTCCgcgcccaacaattggtatcagagcatatggttaaagtggtgtttgatttttgctcaaaaatgaaagttgtcaaacttGTGTTTTAACCATACCACTGTGTAGAGAAGGACGAGAcaaagccactggtgaaaaccgcgTCGAAATCGGACGCCGGAAATGGCCACACGCGCCGTCACGCGCCGACGAAGAGACTGGCCACGCGCGTCAcacgcgtcttcttcgcccggatgggctgacccgacccgaataccagacGACCCGACCCACGTGTCTAACCCGGATAAGGATGACGTCATCATGACGTAATTTGTGACGTCATCATACACAGTAAGCATGGCCCAagatgacatcagcatgatgtATTGGTGACGTCATCAAACACAGTCAGCATGCCATGCCAGCAGACACGTCAGCACAGTGGGACCCACATGccatgtcatcagccgcgagccgagccacGCCGAGCCGAGTTGAGCCGAACCGAGTTGGAActgagccgagccgcgagccgagggataggatccagtgtagctgatcctacgtgcaaccggatctgagattgaatctgagccgtttatcaggccagaattgttttgatcaaatcttagccgtctgatgtgcgatttggacgattcaagacatgtttccagctaatttgatcattccggatgcaatggtacggtccgatcattgagattcgagaccgaaaatggcagtggtgaattattgaatagagattgcccgatcaggaggcatctgagggtcatcatggtggtcgttgaagatgaagaagaagaaggtgcacatgtttacccaattacatgtgcttaactgttaaatgggaaaattttaatgccttgatggaaggcaaaattgggacactcaggacacccgagatgtggacgatttgaggtgtagagtgaaaactgatgaagaccaatcttgacgaatctaaacactagtagtctcgctagatgttgagaaatcatgtattaaacctgtatatcccagatcacttgtaaaggaaagcagcaacaaagctagcaaatggttgtatatacgaagagacagtacgatggatagatatggcctaagaagttctgtctaggagattgggttttaagcgggatcgttgtgacccctccaatctttcctgggaacttgcttagtggaaggattatccatacggtactattttcgtatatgtgacagtttgttatgaaactgttgaagactagcaagaTGACGGCACAaaggaacagttgggttccatatgatcaaggatctgatggagtggtgatttctccaaagaagttagattcgatgactgtgatttctcgaggggagaattgatgaagaccctgataatggaagagaaatacagcaagggaatgaagattggcaccctattttgacttggacaggtgttgtgacaggatgagctgctgtcaaacataagcaaggaatagggagaaatctggagaacagaaattgcacgagggcacatggagattgtgcaggagtacccgaAGGATCCTaacgaggtactgtaatgagacaacaggtgcaaggagaagaagagttcccagatgaagctcagagcagagactgttaaAGTTTGTACAACAAGAAGTCTTTTTTGAAGACAACAGGCAAAGAcatttccaatgcatgcaaggatggaaagagagctgttgcagaggcacctaattgagggggtgcaaacgcctgtgataaaaggcgaccgcctatgatgaaaggcgtagacaccaaagagagtggtgtaggtggagctatcaagcagaaaggcgtagaagctgcaaacatagaaatcaaggtggaggattgcgagtataccgcaactttctctttctatgtagtcagtggcagtaatctctcccaagtccacatggtggtagagaatcttggagccactagaGTCATCCCcaatgaaggaggatgagaccgccCCATGACAGCGggcggagacaccttagagagaaggtgtgagggctatGAAATGAGCCCAAGATCAGGTCGCCCAAGACAACGGGCgtagacacctcagatggaagGTGTGGGCCACGATGTGAGCCCAGTTCAAACCGccacatgacgacgagcggagacacctcatgagaaggtgtgagggccaggaTAGGAGCCCAAGTTCAGAACACCccagagccgatgtgatggctagatataagtggacagatggatagccaatgaagtggctatgatgagtatgaagacaaatgcaggattgactttcatggatattacccccatgctaaagatcaatgagctagaagacatttgccttggacaataagtggataacttgtggagcattaagacgcggctgctatgaaggagcagagggcatgcgcaggttccgggaacgagttgactcttgtcaaggtggtgagctcggtaatggcattgtaatactcagagtatggagatagatatggatcaacctttaatgggctgcccccatggttaaaggtggagagctacctggactcttacgactaagagcgagagactcatggagaagtaaggcgtggttcctatggtggaacagagggcaggcgcaactcctggatgagta
This genomic interval from Populus alba chromosome 1, ASM523922v2, whole genome shotgun sequence contains the following:
- the LOC118055382 gene encoding MADS-box transcription factor 14-like isoform X1; this encodes MVRGKVQLQRIEDKSSRQVCFSKRKRGLLKKAKELSVLCDVEMAVIIFSSTGKLFEFCSGNSLRNILERYDTHKTKSQEIAICKNVDKTKQNHHAEYTGPSYMDANPLQMVQRYFEGKNIEQLNITQLIQLERELDSTLVYTRGRKTEAMMKSVTALHQKEQDLTDENNLIEREISAIINNGNLAGQHGRVVEDPDCVHPSPLDLFHF
- the LOC118055382 gene encoding MADS-box transcription factor 14-like isoform X2 gives rise to the protein MVRGKVQLQRIEDKSSRQVCFSKRKRGLLKKAKELSVLCDVEMAVIIFSSTGKLFEFCSGNSLRNILERYDTHKTKSQEIAICKNVDKTKNHHAEYTGPSYMDANPLQMVQRYFEGKNIEQLNITQLIQLERELDSTLVYTRGRKTEAMMKSVTALHQKEQDLTDENNLIEREISAIINNGNLAGQHGRVVEDPDCVHPSPLDLFHF